tttttacttctcgaTTTCACACCGCGCTGCAGGAACTGATAGGGAAATAATGGAGGAATTCAATGCTGGAATCGTATGGCCGACGAAGAGCGAGAAGACGGGGGAAAATCATCAAACTGCGAAACTGTGTAAGTTTGGGAAGTTAATTGTCAGCGTAAATTTTACCTTTACTTATAAAGCCTTCCAGTTTCTCCGCATCCCGCAGTGTTTCGCTGTTTTTGACAGATACAATTAACAGTATTTACCGGACTTTCTTTATCAGTAAAAACCTGCAAAGTCCCAGCGATAGCGACGCCACTGCTATTTCGACACTTGAGTTTCGTGGGTCAAATCTTTGTTCTTTGTAGACGAGGAATCGTACTGTCAATAGTCCAAGTGAATTCACACGGTGCGTTGCTGCCGAAGAGCTGCCGGTTTTTTCTGCGTAATTAATCTCGCCTCGTGATCGGACTTTCAAGACTTATACGCCAAGAGACCCATGAATATGCGGAAAGTTGTCGCGTCCGTCGGCGAGAaaggtaaagaaaaataaaatacagcgtagtatttcgatttttccgACTTACGGATGAGCAGCTAAAACCCGCggtattcgaatttcgaatccCGAAGATATCCGCAATTCGAAACTCCCGCGGTTTTCAGTCGTAGAAACTGGTCTGActgctttcttttttctatcgtAACGCGAATAAGCGTTACGGACTTGAAAGATCTGCGTTACAGCTGCTGTTTGATTAAAATCTACGTTTGAGAAATTGTTTAGTCTTCCAGAGTGGACGGACGACTGCCGATGAAGATATAAGACtgctgtttttttgttttttttttttattctccgcTTAGTCAACCAAATTTCGCACAAGTATGAATAACAATCGTGTAATAATATTGTATGTACAAGTTTAATTTCGAAGGttagttgaataaaaaaaaaataaaatccggTGCTAAAttgtttcttaattttttcgttacttATGTGTGTTTTTTAAGTACTATATGTTTTGCTTGACGATGCGTGAATTCGGCTGGAAGGTTACAAGTGTCGttacatatgtgtgtataattatGTAGTCTCGTAGTTTGTTCGTTAGTTAtaatttctgtgaaaaaaatagtcaGGCTATCCGGAAGATTTATAAAGTCAGATTTGTGAGCATTGGGAGTAATAGTTTACGGTTTTGTGATCGACTGAAAATCAACGTCACACGATTATATACACCGTAATTGGTGGGAGAAAATGCGTTTAAGTTTAAGTAAGTACACTTGATTTCATTCAGGTAATCGGAATACACGTATTCGCTGTTTTTAATAGATCAGCAttgattaataaaatttttaatcaagcAACGACGACGATAATTCTTAATTATTGTATGTTATCGTGTTGATTTAGTAAAGTTTTATAATACACAACACCTGGGAAACTGTCCTTTATCAATTTACGATACCGCCACGGTGTAAAAGCTCCAGTTATAACTCGTGTTTGATCACAATCCGATGTTGTATCGTTAAAGCGATCTCGAAAGCTCTACCAGATTGATAAAATTACATAGATACAAAAAAAGGGTCCTTTAAAATAAATTCGGATGAAGAGATAATTGGTTATTAAAGGCGATAACGGAGTTCAGATTTCTTTCTCTAATCTCGAAAGTGCTTTGTGTATTCAATCAAATTATTCACGCGCACCGCATATAACCTTCTAAATACAACGACAAATCTTAATCTTGATTCTTGATTATTGATACATGCTGcgaaccgatttttttttttcaggcagGGAAATGGCGTCTCAGAAATGTGACCCGAAGGAATTGCTTCGGCGCAGGATACCGATCGTCGCATGGCTGCCACTCTACACGTGGAATAAACTATTCCAGGATGCAATGGCCGGTCTCACCGTGGGACTAACTGCGATTCCTCAGGGAATAGCTTATGCAGTTGTTGCCGGACTACCCGCTCAGGTTAGAAAGAGTGAATTACTTATCCCGACATCGATCATGTCCAAAAAGCTCCTTCAAGCTTCGCTACTTGTATGCgccatgccgccattttgttattaaattcaatgtgaaaattgaacgatGTTCTTAAAACTATGAATACCAAAGCCCTCAAACTGAAATTGCCCCAAACgtcttcattttcttattaaaaaaatcctaaaaatcAGTACACCCCGTAATCCTGCGTCCAGAAATGACGACTTGTTATTCGTTTCGATTTCAGTACGGACTTTACAGCGGTTTTATGGGCTGTTTCGTCTATCTGATACTCGGCGGCAGCAAGGACATCACCATAGGACCAACGGCTATCATGGCTCTTATGGTTCAATCGAGTGTCACGAAGTATGGAGCAGACGGTGCTGTGAGTATAATGTGGGAAAGTTTGTTTCACTCTACGTGGTCTCATAGTCAGTGGTTATCGACGGCGACGAATGTCACTTGTTTCGTTAATTGTCAGTGACAATTGTCAGAAAACAAGTGACactttactcggtcggtaaggacCGACTACAACATCCCCTTAACCGTGAATTTACGCAAATTTTAAACAGGTACTTATGTGCTTCTTGTCCGGCTGCATAATATTCCTACTTGGTATTCTCCACATGGGTTTTTTGGTGAATTTCATAAGCATGCCGGTTATATCCGGCTTCACAAACGCCGCAGCCGTAACAATCGGGTCTTCCCAGCTGAAATCATTGTTGGGAATAACGGTGAGCGGAAGTGGATTCGTCGAATCGATTGTCGGAGTATTTGAGAACATCACGGATACCAGTCTCTGGGATACTTTGCTGGGCGTTGTATCGATCCTCCTGCTTGTCGGACTCAAGGTGAGACAGCTGAAGGGTTGTCCCTTCCTTACCGTTTGCCACGTCTTAAGCGGAAGGTATCGCAGGTCAATATCTCCgacttgatttcttttgtaatacgTTATAAAAGACTGAAAACTAAGCgacgcgtattttttttttcatccggcATTGAACGCTTTAagggggtggaaaccaccctacaaagtaaggcatgtcaagggatgatttggcagtttcacccacaGGAACATAATTATTTCTTAACCAATCCAAATGGgaaagttttctcataacgagAAGTGAAAAgtgtaattttctcaattgaaaaaaaaaactgccccAATCGCCCCATGACACGCCTTACTTTGGAtggtggtttcacccccttaaagtgtttaatggcagatgaaaagagaaaagacgTATCGCTTAGTATTTAGTCTACcgtaacatattacaaaagaaattaaatcggAGAGGTCGACCTTGCAGGGTACCTTCTTTGTTAGATCGCGAGCGCTTTTCTCGTTGATCACGTACATTCTTTCTACCGTGTCTCCCGTGatggtttcttttcttttttcttttttacttttcacgaCTGGAGCAAGAAACAGGCTCTGCCACAGCGACGACCCGAAACCAATTAAACGAGGGTGGCGCGGGTCGAAAAAATCGGTCATAAATTTCCAGCGCTTTCCTAACGCCGTCCGTACAACGGCCTAGTTTCAGGATCCAACAGGTGGCGTCGACGGGGTGTAAAAACGGCGGACCAATTGCTAATACACAGTATTTTTTGCGCAGCCGCGTCCATAGTAGTCCAAGGATTTGATTCCCATTATCTCAAATTAACACCCCGGAATTTTTTTGCGCGGCAGAACCTTCCCGCAAATCGTAGTGGAAACTTTTGGAGGAAGACTATGTGGGTCATCTGCTTGGCGCGGAATGCCGTTGTCGTTATTCTCGCCACCCTAGTCGCCTACCTTCTCTACCTCAATGACCTCCAGCCGTTTAAACTTACCGGAAAAATTACCGAGGGCCTTCCACCCTTTGTTCCACCCCCCTTCTCGATCACCTACAACAATCAGACGAGCGATTTCCCAACCATCGTCAAGGGATTTGGGAGCAGCCTGATCTCCCTGCCGCTTATAGCCGTACTCGAGAACATCGCAATCGCGAAGACCTTCGGTGAGTTGATCAAAGCTTGAATAAGATAAGCGACGGTTTACATTTCTTCAACAATTCACAATTGGTATTTACACTCGCTTCCCAGCCAAGGGACGTCCCTTGGATGCCACCCAGGAAATGACCGCTCTTGGAGTCTGCAACATCCTCGGCAGCTTTTTTCGCTCCATGCCGGTTACCGGAAGCTTCACTCGGACGGCTGTCAACAATGCGTCAGGAGTCCAAACGCAAATGGGGGGCATCGTCACCGGCGCCCTGATCCTACTGGCCTGTGGAGTCCTCACTTCGACCTTCGAGTTCATTCCAAAGTCCAGCCTCGCTGCGGTCATCATCGTCGCCATGTACTACATGCTGGATTTCGAGACGTTCAGGGTACTCTGGAGGACTAAGAGTGAGTTCGAAGCTTGCACGTTTGTTCGACTAGGTACCCGCGGATTCCTGATCCTTTGCTTCGCCATCGAAAAAGAGTTCCATGTCCACCTTCAACGTTCGATCGTCTCGTTGATCAATTGTGTATACCTTTTATGTATACACCATTACACAAAAAATTGACGATCAAATGTATTTTTTACGAGGAACGTCGGCTTTTTAACGGCGTATGGCGTCGGGTCGATAAATCGATTTGTCCTAGATGTATGAGGAAGGAGGTATACCTTTAAACGTACTTCAACCGCAAACGCATACGTTCACCTTTCCATTTCACCATTGTGGCTGAGTCTGCTATTGAAGGGTCCTCCATACTCTGTCGGCCTTAATTGTCGGCCAGTTCATTTACCGATTAGGTACCTAGATACCGGGAAATTACGGGTCAACGAGCTTTCGAACAAATTGTTCGATGTACGCGGTATTGACCGACCTCTATAATCCTGATCGCTATCGAGTAGTCCACTCGCGATTTCGAACACAGCGTTGGCTGATTAGACAGGTGAAATTGTCGCGCTGAAAAACCGGAATAAACCTCATGTTCTCAGAGATCGATTTGATGCCGTTGACGGTGACGCTGGTCTCCTGTGTTTTCCTGAGCCTCGAGGACGGGATGATTATTGGAATTGTGGTAAACCTCGTGCTACTCTTATACTTTACGGCTCGTCCGGGAGTTCTGGTCCAGGAAGAAACGGTCGACGGCATCAGTATACTGATAATAACGCCGAGGCAATCCCTGAGTTTTCCAGCGGCTGAATATCTGCGGGAGCAAGTTATCTACAGGCAAGTCTTATCATATGGTCTCAATTTTGCTTATCCTTCAAAAGTACTGGAGActatccttgaatttttcttatgCCCtggaaatattatatttttaatgtccttgaataacttgaaaatGTCTTTTAattcgttacagattttttactcgacACCATGTTTAATCTCTGTTACACTCGCTGCACTAAACGGTAGTAACAATCCCTCCGCGAACGATTAGTACGGGAAACTTTTCGAGACTTTCGTAACAAGATTCCACTCTCCGATTGTCGTacaagtttcaattttatttcactgaGTTCGTTCCCATTTCGACTGGATAGCATGAACTCCGTATAGCCTTGTGGCTTATCCCCGTATCGGATCTCCTCTCAATTTCCAGAGCTTGCATAGAAATACCAAATATATAAGCTTGCCcttttcgaaatttatactACGATTTGAATTCACGTACGGATACCGAATCGGTGCCAAGAGGTCGGAGGTGAAATTTCCGTAGGTTCATTCACCTCGTCGATGTTTATAATCTCGTTTCGAGAGACTAGCGATGGTTGTGATACCACGTGGTCAACTCGGCTCATGTCAACATCCACGATCTTTCACACAGGTGCAAATTGAGCGGGGAAACTCTTCCGGTTGTTCTGGACGGTCGTCACGTGTATCGCATCGACGCAACGGTAGCGAAAAATCTTAAGTACCTTCAGACCGATCTCGAGTCCAGGAAGCAGATGCTGATATTCTGGAACTGGAGTCCAGAGGTTCGGCAAACCCTCGAAAGCTACGACAGCTCGCTTGCCCAACAGTTCAGAACCGCACGGACGTTGGACGGGATGTTTGTTCTCCAAGGTAATCGAACCGTTTTATACTGCGTTACGTGCAGCGTGATGAGTCCGACTTAGGACGGAGACCTCGTTTCTGACTTCTGTCCTACCCATGATAAGGAATCACTTGTTAATTCATCTACTCTACAAACATCGTCTGTTTACCGCAATGCGTTAATCAACGCTTGTGGTCAACGTTTCAGTAACTTACTGTCGGTCAGTTCGTGACATAATTCGCCCTAGAAAGCGCGCAGTTTCCAGGGTCGTTACTGTATACGCAGGATGCGGTCAGCCTCTTTTTTCATCGTATTCGCCCTCATAGTCATTCTTAATGACTTGAATAAAATGCAGCGTTTATTTTCAGCAGAAATCAACGCGGTTCGAACGGAATGAAACGTTGCATTAACGACGATCGTGATTTAGAGAACAAAGTATTTCTGTGCAACTGAAACCTGATTGTCAGATAAGTTCATACTTCTGTCACCTTGAAAGTTACAAGGAATAATATGGAGGCACCATGACGCACCTATCGGTCAATCAGTTTCGTGCATTTCCTACATCGCAACACGGTTCGAATTTCCAACCGATACCTAAAGTTTAATTGTTGTGGTAATTGATTGTACATATTTACTAATAAAGTATCGTCTTTTGTGTTTTAcctttatttgtaattttcttatcttttCGCAACTTGCAGGTTTTAGACACGGTATAAAAGTCgctttcctctttcttttggcAACCGGATTTTACATTTAGATTAAGCTGGGTCGCGGCACCCCGGATGATCGAATTCCCCAAAAAGTATTTCACTGATTACCAAACCCAATCCTCGAGTCGTTTAAGCCTATTACTTCTGACAAAGGTGAAAGATTTTCGACTCGAAATGCCAAACCCGTACTTCTAAGCCTCTCCTGAATCAGGTTTTCGAATACAGATGTGCATGAAAGGATTTGGCGGCAATTATGCTGGTGGGCGGAGGAATGTAGATAGTTGTATCGCCTCGAGGGTTAACAAGTCACCGACGCGTATATTATCTCCATCTGAAATGCCAGTGCTTAAGTGTGTATTCCGAGATAAATCGTACAGAGGAAAGCGTCCAGACCTAATCGCGGGAAAGAGTGATTATTCACATAATTTGCCTCTTGAGTTTGCTTTCTGTCTGCGTTTGCTGGCAAATAATACGTATACCTCCAGCAGTTGATGAAAATTgctgtataatattatataagtTGAGCATTTAGCCGTTATCATTAAATTGAGGACAACTATACCGTTCATGTAATCGTTAACCTTTGTTTGTATACTTCTTAGATATCCGCTATAACCAGCTCAACTCCGCATCGCAGAACATTGAGAGATAGTATACCTACACTGGAGGGAGAGTATAAGTTGCCGGTAATATTTCAGTAGCAACGACTACGTCTATACGAGGTTGAACCCAGCGCCTGGTACTATCGTGCCCCGTTATCTCTCATGCATCCCTATATTTCGGCTATGCAGGAATACACGATTGCAGCCTGGCCAGAGCGTTACATTGATCATCGAAAGTCGGAAAAACTGAGTCGCCTTATCACACCAGCACAGCGCGTGTGGTTCTCTTCAAAGTGTGATATCCTACGATTCGAATGTGGTTGATATCTCGAAACCATTAGAGGCTGCAACGACTTCCGACGCTCTTCCGCAGGCCTCAAGGTGGGAACTTTTTCGGCTCAATCCTTGGTTCCCGATGGACTCTGGAGCGGCCTGAAACGGCTGTGATACCCCGAGGACGACATCGCGACCACCACCACCATTGCACAGTATCAGGGTAGTCGATCGATCGAGAAACATGGCGCCTGCGCTGGCGTCGAGTTTTGAGACGGCGTCCGTCGCGGCGCCCTAGACCGCTTAGTGACTCCACTCTGCATTCGGAGAGTGAGTACCGGGTGCTGGGCGGACGAGTTAGGGTCTATCCGTTCAAAAATAGATTCCAATTCGGTCCTGAGGAAGT
The sequence above is drawn from the Neodiprion pinetum isolate iyNeoPine1 chromosome 2, iyNeoPine1.2, whole genome shotgun sequence genome and encodes:
- the LOC124212756 gene encoding sodium-independent sulfate anion transporter isoform X7, whose protein sequence is MIVTYQQSVLVLHTQLHTSREMASQKCDPKELLRRRIPIVAWLPLYTWNKLFQDAMAGLTVGLTAIPQGIAYAVVAGLPAQYGLYSGFMGCFVYLILGGSKDITIGPTAIMALMVQSSVTKYGADGAVLMCFLSGCIIFLLGILHMGFLVNFISMPVISGFTNAAAVTIGSSQLKSLLGITVSGSGFVESIVGVFENITDTSLWDTLLGVVSILLLVGLKNLPANRSGNFWRKTMWVICLARNAVVVILATLVAYLLYLNDLQPFKLTGKITEGLPPFVPPPFSITYNNQTSDFPTIVKGFGSSLISLPLIAVLENIAIAKTFAKGRPLDATQEMTALGVCNILGSFFRSMPVTGSFTRTAVNNASGVQTQMGGIVTGALILLACGVLTSTFEFIPKSSLAAVIIVAMYYMLDFETFRVLWRTKKIDLMPLTVTLVSCVFLSLEDGMIIGIVVNLVLLLYFTARPGVLVQEETVDGISILIITPRQSLSFPAAEYLREQVIYRCKLSGETLPVVLDGRHVYRIDATVAKNLKYLQTDLESRKQMLIFWNWSPEVRQTLESYDSSLAQQFRTARTLDGMFVLQAEINAVRTE
- the LOC124212756 gene encoding sodium-independent sulfate anion transporter isoform X11; this translates as MRLSLSREMASQKCDPKELLRRRIPIVAWLPLYTWNKLFQDAMAGLTVGLTAIPQGIAYAVVAGLPAQYGLYSGFMGCFVYLILGGSKDITIGPTAIMALMVQSSVTKYGADGAVLMCFLSGCIIFLLGILHMGFLVNFISMPVISGFTNAAAVTIGSSQLKSLLGITVSGSGFVESIVGVFENITDTSLWDTLLGVVSILLLVGLKNLPANRSGNFWRKTMWVICLARNAVVVILATLVAYLLYLNDLQPFKLTGKITEGLPPFVPPPFSITYNNQTSDFPTIVKGFGSSLISLPLIAVLENIAIAKTFAKGRPLDATQEMTALGVCNILGSFFRSMPVTGSFTRTAVNNASGVQTQMGGIVTGALILLACGVLTSTFEFIPKSSLAAVIIVAMYYMLDFETFRVLWRTKKIDLMPLTVTLVSCVFLSLEDGMIIGIVVNLVLLLYFTARPGVLVQEETVDGISILIITPRQSLSFPAAEYLREQVIYRCKLSGETLPVVLDGRHVYRIDATVAKNLKYLQTDLESRKQMLIFWNWSPEVRQTLESYDSSLAQQFRTARTLDGMFVLQAEINAVRTE
- the LOC124212756 gene encoding sodium-independent sulfate anion transporter isoform X9, whose translation is MSYYAVPTRREMASQKCDPKELLRRRIPIVAWLPLYTWNKLFQDAMAGLTVGLTAIPQGIAYAVVAGLPAQYGLYSGFMGCFVYLILGGSKDITIGPTAIMALMVQSSVTKYGADGAVLMCFLSGCIIFLLGILHMGFLVNFISMPVISGFTNAAAVTIGSSQLKSLLGITVSGSGFVESIVGVFENITDTSLWDTLLGVVSILLLVGLKNLPANRSGNFWRKTMWVICLARNAVVVILATLVAYLLYLNDLQPFKLTGKITEGLPPFVPPPFSITYNNQTSDFPTIVKGFGSSLISLPLIAVLENIAIAKTFAKGRPLDATQEMTALGVCNILGSFFRSMPVTGSFTRTAVNNASGVQTQMGGIVTGALILLACGVLTSTFEFIPKSSLAAVIIVAMYYMLDFETFRVLWRTKKIDLMPLTVTLVSCVFLSLEDGMIIGIVVNLVLLLYFTARPGVLVQEETVDGISILIITPRQSLSFPAAEYLREQVIYRCKLSGETLPVVLDGRHVYRIDATVAKNLKYLQTDLESRKQMLIFWNWSPEVRQTLESYDSSLAQQFRTARTLDGMFVLQAEINAVRTE
- the LOC124212756 gene encoding sodium-independent sulfate anion transporter isoform X4, translating into MSYYAVPTRTDREIMEEFNAGIVWPTKSEKTGENHQTAKLCREMASQKCDPKELLRRRIPIVAWLPLYTWNKLFQDAMAGLTVGLTAIPQGIAYAVVAGLPAQYGLYSGFMGCFVYLILGGSKDITIGPTAIMALMVQSSVTKYGADGAVLMCFLSGCIIFLLGILHMGFLVNFISMPVISGFTNAAAVTIGSSQLKSLLGITVSGSGFVESIVGVFENITDTSLWDTLLGVVSILLLVGLKNLPANRSGNFWRKTMWVICLARNAVVVILATLVAYLLYLNDLQPFKLTGKITEGLPPFVPPPFSITYNNQTSDFPTIVKGFGSSLISLPLIAVLENIAIAKTFAKGRPLDATQEMTALGVCNILGSFFRSMPVTGSFTRTAVNNASGVQTQMGGIVTGALILLACGVLTSTFEFIPKSSLAAVIIVAMYYMLDFETFRVLWRTKKIDLMPLTVTLVSCVFLSLEDGMIIGIVVNLVLLLYFTARPGVLVQEETVDGISILIITPRQSLSFPAAEYLREQVIYRCKLSGETLPVVLDGRHVYRIDATVAKNLKYLQTDLESRKQMLIFWNWSPEVRQTLESYDSSLAQQFRTARTLDGMFVLQAEINAVRTE
- the LOC124212756 gene encoding sodium-independent sulfate anion transporter isoform X1; translated protein: MPSSDVRLENDGEPSPLLRTDREIMEEFNAGIVWPTKSEKTGENHQTAKLCREMASQKCDPKELLRRRIPIVAWLPLYTWNKLFQDAMAGLTVGLTAIPQGIAYAVVAGLPAQYGLYSGFMGCFVYLILGGSKDITIGPTAIMALMVQSSVTKYGADGAVLMCFLSGCIIFLLGILHMGFLVNFISMPVISGFTNAAAVTIGSSQLKSLLGITVSGSGFVESIVGVFENITDTSLWDTLLGVVSILLLVGLKNLPANRSGNFWRKTMWVICLARNAVVVILATLVAYLLYLNDLQPFKLTGKITEGLPPFVPPPFSITYNNQTSDFPTIVKGFGSSLISLPLIAVLENIAIAKTFAKGRPLDATQEMTALGVCNILGSFFRSMPVTGSFTRTAVNNASGVQTQMGGIVTGALILLACGVLTSTFEFIPKSSLAAVIIVAMYYMLDFETFRVLWRTKKIDLMPLTVTLVSCVFLSLEDGMIIGIVVNLVLLLYFTARPGVLVQEETVDGISILIITPRQSLSFPAAEYLREQVIYRCKLSGETLPVVLDGRHVYRIDATVAKNLKYLQTDLESRKQMLIFWNWSPEVRQTLESYDSSLAQQFRTARTLDGMFVLQAEINAVRTE
- the LOC124212756 gene encoding sodium-independent sulfate anion transporter isoform X3, which encodes MPSSDVRLENDGEPSPLLRTDREIMEEFNAGIVWPTKSEKTGENHQTAKLCREMASQKCDPKELLRRRIPIVAWLPLYTWNKLFQDAMAGLTVGLTAIPQGIAYAVVAGLPAQYGLYSGFMGCFVYLILGGSKDITIGPTAIMALMVQSSVTKYGADGAVLMCFLSGCIIFLLGILHMGFLVNFISMPVISGFTNAAAVTIGSSQLKSLLGITVSGSGFVESIVGVFENITDTSLWDTLLGVVSILLLVGLKNLPANRSGNFWRKTMWVICLARNAVVVILATLVAYLLYLNDLQPFKLTGKITEGLPPFVPPPFSITYNNQTSDFPTIVKGFGSSLISLPLIAVLENIAIAKTFAKGRPLDATQEMTALGVCNILGSFFRSMPVTGSFTRTAVNNASGVQTQMGGIVTGALILLACGVLTSTFEFIPKSSLAAVIIVAMYYMLDFETFRVLWRTKKIDLMPLTVTLVSCVFLSLEDGMIIGIVVNLVLLLYFTARPGVLVQEETVDGISILIITPRQSLSFPAAEYLREQVIYRCKLSGETLPVVLDGRHVYRIDATVAKNLKYLQTDLESRKQMLIFWNWSPEVRQTLESYDSSLAQQFRTARTLDGMFVLQEINAVRTE
- the LOC124212756 gene encoding sodium-independent sulfate anion transporter isoform X10, which translates into the protein MYKFNFEGREMASQKCDPKELLRRRIPIVAWLPLYTWNKLFQDAMAGLTVGLTAIPQGIAYAVVAGLPAQYGLYSGFMGCFVYLILGGSKDITIGPTAIMALMVQSSVTKYGADGAVLMCFLSGCIIFLLGILHMGFLVNFISMPVISGFTNAAAVTIGSSQLKSLLGITVSGSGFVESIVGVFENITDTSLWDTLLGVVSILLLVGLKNLPANRSGNFWRKTMWVICLARNAVVVILATLVAYLLYLNDLQPFKLTGKITEGLPPFVPPPFSITYNNQTSDFPTIVKGFGSSLISLPLIAVLENIAIAKTFAKGRPLDATQEMTALGVCNILGSFFRSMPVTGSFTRTAVNNASGVQTQMGGIVTGALILLACGVLTSTFEFIPKSSLAAVIIVAMYYMLDFETFRVLWRTKKIDLMPLTVTLVSCVFLSLEDGMIIGIVVNLVLLLYFTARPGVLVQEETVDGISILIITPRQSLSFPAAEYLREQVIYRCKLSGETLPVVLDGRHVYRIDATVAKNLKYLQTDLESRKQMLIFWNWSPEVRQTLESYDSSLAQQFRTARTLDGMFVLQAEINAVRTE
- the LOC124212756 gene encoding sodium-independent sulfate anion transporter isoform X8 — encoded protein: MNMRKVVASVGEKGREMASQKCDPKELLRRRIPIVAWLPLYTWNKLFQDAMAGLTVGLTAIPQGIAYAVVAGLPAQYGLYSGFMGCFVYLILGGSKDITIGPTAIMALMVQSSVTKYGADGAVLMCFLSGCIIFLLGILHMGFLVNFISMPVISGFTNAAAVTIGSSQLKSLLGITVSGSGFVESIVGVFENITDTSLWDTLLGVVSILLLVGLKNLPANRSGNFWRKTMWVICLARNAVVVILATLVAYLLYLNDLQPFKLTGKITEGLPPFVPPPFSITYNNQTSDFPTIVKGFGSSLISLPLIAVLENIAIAKTFAKGRPLDATQEMTALGVCNILGSFFRSMPVTGSFTRTAVNNASGVQTQMGGIVTGALILLACGVLTSTFEFIPKSSLAAVIIVAMYYMLDFETFRVLWRTKKIDLMPLTVTLVSCVFLSLEDGMIIGIVVNLVLLLYFTARPGVLVQEETVDGISILIITPRQSLSFPAAEYLREQVIYRCKLSGETLPVVLDGRHVYRIDATVAKNLKYLQTDLESRKQMLIFWNWSPEVRQTLESYDSSLAQQFRTARTLDGMFVLQAEINAVRTE
- the LOC124212756 gene encoding sodium-independent sulfate anion transporter isoform X5, with the translated sequence MEEFNAGIVWPTKSEKTGENHQTAKLCREMASQKCDPKELLRRRIPIVAWLPLYTWNKLFQDAMAGLTVGLTAIPQGIAYAVVAGLPAQYGLYSGFMGCFVYLILGGSKDITIGPTAIMALMVQSSVTKYGADGAVLMCFLSGCIIFLLGILHMGFLVNFISMPVISGFTNAAAVTIGSSQLKSLLGITVSGSGFVESIVGVFENITDTSLWDTLLGVVSILLLVGLKNLPANRSGNFWRKTMWVICLARNAVVVILATLVAYLLYLNDLQPFKLTGKITEGLPPFVPPPFSITYNNQTSDFPTIVKGFGSSLISLPLIAVLENIAIAKTFAKGRPLDATQEMTALGVCNILGSFFRSMPVTGSFTRTAVNNASGVQTQMGGIVTGALILLACGVLTSTFEFIPKSSLAAVIIVAMYYMLDFETFRVLWRTKKIDLMPLTVTLVSCVFLSLEDGMIIGIVVNLVLLLYFTARPGVLVQEETVDGISILIITPRQSLSFPAAEYLREQVIYRCKLSGETLPVVLDGRHVYRIDATVAKNLKYLQTDLESRKQMLIFWNWSPEVRQTLESYDSSLAQQFRTARTLDGMFVLQAEINAVRTE
- the LOC124212756 gene encoding sodium-independent sulfate anion transporter isoform X2; protein product: MIVTYQQSVLVLHTQLHTRTDREIMEEFNAGIVWPTKSEKTGENHQTAKLCREMASQKCDPKELLRRRIPIVAWLPLYTWNKLFQDAMAGLTVGLTAIPQGIAYAVVAGLPAQYGLYSGFMGCFVYLILGGSKDITIGPTAIMALMVQSSVTKYGADGAVLMCFLSGCIIFLLGILHMGFLVNFISMPVISGFTNAAAVTIGSSQLKSLLGITVSGSGFVESIVGVFENITDTSLWDTLLGVVSILLLVGLKNLPANRSGNFWRKTMWVICLARNAVVVILATLVAYLLYLNDLQPFKLTGKITEGLPPFVPPPFSITYNNQTSDFPTIVKGFGSSLISLPLIAVLENIAIAKTFAKGRPLDATQEMTALGVCNILGSFFRSMPVTGSFTRTAVNNASGVQTQMGGIVTGALILLACGVLTSTFEFIPKSSLAAVIIVAMYYMLDFETFRVLWRTKKIDLMPLTVTLVSCVFLSLEDGMIIGIVVNLVLLLYFTARPGVLVQEETVDGISILIITPRQSLSFPAAEYLREQVIYRCKLSGETLPVVLDGRHVYRIDATVAKNLKYLQTDLESRKQMLIFWNWSPEVRQTLESYDSSLAQQFRTARTLDGMFVLQAEINAVRTE